AAAATGCAAAGATCAAACCAATTATGGATAATATGCCTATACCCAACCAGAAAAACTTCAACGCCTGATCAATACGCAATCTTGGATTTGTATTCTTGATGAGCACGATCAAAACCACAATCACCAAAAATTTCAATATCGCCCACCAGTCGGCAAAGCCTCCCCAGAGTACTGAAATCAAAAAGAGCGGCAGGAGGAAGAACATCATCGCCCGGGCAAGTTTGTACATCGCCAGGGCGACACCGGAATATTCAATGTACGGTCCGGCCATAATCTCCTGCTCCGCCTCTGGTATATCAAAGGGGACAAAACTCAATTTCGCCTGAGTCGACAGCAGAATAACGACTCCGGCGATGATTCCTGAAATTGAGTACAAAAACGGTCCGTGCGCCTGCTGGGCTGCAACAATTTCACCGAATTTTATACTGCCTCCGGATTTTATCACGACAATCGCCATTGCAATCAAAAAAGGCAATTCATAGGCAAAATATTGAGTCATCTCCCTGGAAACACCGACGCTTGCAAGAGGATTCTTGGAGGCAGATCCACCCACGATGATACCGAGAGCCGGTAAGGCGAGCAGATAGATGATCACAATCAGATCACCGACAAAAGTACGCGTCGGGTCGAAATTCATTGAGAAGAGCATAACCGCAAGGACCGACATTGAAATGATACCGAGCAACGGGGCTGAAAGGAATAATATCTTTGAGGCTCCTTCAGGGACAATCGTTTCCTTTAACAACAATTTTAAGAAATCCGCATAAGGTTGAAACCAGGGCGGTCCTACACGCCAGTGAATGCGGGCGGTCACTTTACGATCAATCCAGGTGACAAAAAGACCGATTACAGCGGAGAAAAGAAAACCAGGGAAAATAATATATGAAAAAAGAAATCTCACAATATTCATGGACTTCTCCTGAAAAATGGATGTTTGGAGATAAATCTCATACCAATCTCATGCCGTTTAATCTCTGCATCGCTCAAAAACTGAAGAGCACCTGAAGAGCATGCTGCGACACAGCGCGGTCCTTCTTCCCGGTCAGAGCACAGATTGCATTTCTGGGAAACATGCCTGATCAAAGAAGCATCGATGACACCAAAAGGACAGGCAAAAGCACAGCTCTGACACCCGGTACATATGAATGATGATCTGACCACCAGACCCGTCTTCTCGTCTCTGGTTATCGCATTAACCGGACAGGCCGCGGCACAAAGAGGTTCTTTACAGTGCCGGCATGCAAGCGGTAAATAGGCCTGACCCGGAATCTCACCGTGTCTGATCCGTGCTTCTCCCTTGAATGCAGCCTTACAAGCAGCTTCACACGATCGACAACCACAACATAAATCAAGGTCTAAAACTATCCTTTTCGCCATATCTCCACCTCAGTTGGAATAAAATTAACGATATTATCCTTGATCTCAAAATCGAACAGACCTCTCACCTCTGGTGTTTCCGCAGGTACGGCAGCTGTACCCGGGGCGAGATCCCTTGAAAAGATCGCCTTCAATTCAATCTTTCCATACGGTGACTTTACGGCCACTACATCGTTCGCTTTAAGACCCAGTTCTTCCGCATCCGAAGGGTTCAATGTAACCTTCTCTTCTTCAAAGAATGCATAGAAATTATAAGCCTTCTTCTCACCGAACATTCGGAAAGTTTTCTTCTTCCTCTCTTTTTTGACTTTCGCAATCACCCCGTCGACTCTTTCCTGAACATCAACCTTCATCTTCGGAGCGCTGAGCGTTTTCCCTGTACTCTCGGACTTACCGAGCAGACTCAGAATTTCCTGCACCGTCTTCGCACCGCTCGCCGGTTCAACAGCACCGGTTAATGATTTCTTGCCGAAAGTGGTGATGATCGTACCTGCTTTTTCAAGGTTGAGTGCAGACGGAAACATCGTGTAGCCATTGTACTTAATCGTGGATGCGCTGTAGACAGAGGCAGACTTCAGAACCTTTGACAGCTGAGGATAATAGTAGGGAAACAGCTCTCCGAAATTAACAAGGTATTTAATCTTCCTCTTCTTAAGCAACTCCACAACAGCGCCGAAGTGTTCATTACCCTCAAAACCGGCGAATTCCATAAACGGAACCACCCTCTTGCCGCTGAATTCAGAGAATTTCGCAAGTGCTTCGGCAAAGAGTACGGGGTCATAGGTATGAGCAAACGGTAAACTGGCTATGAGCAGTCCTTTACCCGCTTTTTTGAACGCCGCACTTATCTCGTTGATCTTTTCCTTGCTGACACCGGTGAGCGACTCGATATCTTTGACACCGTTGAACTCTTCCTGAGCAAGCGCAAGCAGTACCAGCGGTTCGGTTCCCAATTTTGTCTTTAAAAAGTCATTCGCAAAACCCGCTGTGTGACAGTTGATCGATTCAATCACGACAA
The sequence above is drawn from the candidate division WOR-3 bacterium genome and encodes:
- a CDS encoding NADH-quinone oxidoreductase subunit H, with protein sequence MNIVRFLFSYIIFPGFLFSAVIGLFVTWIDRKVTARIHWRVGPPWFQPYADFLKLLLKETIVPEGASKILFLSAPLLGIISMSVLAVMLFSMNFDPTRTFVGDLIVIIYLLALPALGIIVGGSASKNPLASVGVSREMTQYFAYELPFLIAMAIVVIKSGGSIKFGEIVAAQQAHGPFLYSISGIIAGVVILLSTQAKLSFVPFDIPEAEQEIMAGPYIEYSGVALAMYKLARAMMFFLLPLFLISVLWGGFADWWAILKFLVIVVLIVLIKNTNPRLRIDQALKFFWLGIGILSIIGLIFAFYGL
- a CDS encoding ferredoxin, yielding MAKRIVLDLDLCCGCRSCEAACKAAFKGEARIRHGEIPGQAYLPLACRHCKEPLCAAACPVNAITRDEKTGLVVRSSFICTGCQSCAFACPFGVIDASLIRHVSQKCNLCSDREEGPRCVAACSSGALQFLSDAEIKRHEIGMRFISKHPFFRRSP